A section of the Candidatus Cloacimonadota bacterium genome encodes:
- a CDS encoding endonuclease/exonuclease/phosphatase family protein: protein MINKIELYGILIVVLLNLISCGKNQSLTPPPIEENPYAFGTESTLDIVTWNLKTFPLSNDTIQLLVEIIPALDVEIIAFQEINDASAFFTMANQLNDYQPLVYNATSSYRLAYLYKNSVVRVNDEYTVFNDDSNPFPRPPYVLDIVFEDTNYILINNHYKALGDNIVNENNEWDEEVRRRLASTMLEEYIDTNHPDDKVIVLGDLNDQIQEPEDTNVFLPFLDKPDEYYFATMPIALNPTLNTVSYPRYNSILDHILISNELFEDFNVGGSFCNSIRVENFDIIGGLSVYYEKISDHRPVGIRLHY from the coding sequence ATGATAAATAAAATTGAACTTTATGGGATCTTGATTGTTGTATTGCTCAATCTGATATCCTGTGGCAAAAATCAGTCTCTCACGCCTCCACCAATAGAAGAAAACCCATATGCATTTGGCACTGAAAGTACTTTGGATATTGTTACATGGAATCTGAAGACCTTTCCTTTAAGCAATGATACTATTCAACTTTTGGTGGAGATTATTCCAGCCCTAGATGTAGAAATTATTGCTTTTCAGGAAATTAACGATGCTTCGGCGTTTTTCACTATGGCAAATCAGTTAAACGATTATCAGCCCTTAGTATATAATGCTACGTCCTCATACAGGTTGGCATACCTCTATAAAAACTCGGTGGTAAGAGTTAATGATGAATATACTGTCTTCAATGATGATAGCAATCCTTTTCCCCGCCCCCCGTATGTATTAGATATAGTTTTTGAGGATACGAATTATATCTTGATCAACAACCATTACAAAGCATTAGGCGACAATATCGTAAATGAAAATAATGAATGGGATGAAGAAGTGAGACGCAGGCTGGCTTCTACAATGCTGGAAGAATACATCGATACCAATCATCCCGACGATAAGGTAATTGTATTGGGTGACCTTAACGATCAAATTCAGGAACCTGAAGATACAAATGTATTTCTCCCTTTTCTAGATAAGCCTGATGAATACTATTTTGCCACCATGCCCATTGCACTTAATCCCACTTTGAATACAGTATCTTATCCACGCTACAATAGTATTCTCGATCACATTCTTATCAGCAATGAATTATTCGAGGATTTTAACGTGGGAGGATCATTCTGTAACAGCATTCGAGTGGAGAATTTCGATATTATTGGTGGCCTATCGGTTTATTACGAGAAAATATCCGATCACCGCCCGGTAGGAATAAGACTCCATTACTAA